Within the Nerophis ophidion isolate RoL-2023_Sa linkage group LG01, RoL_Noph_v1.0, whole genome shotgun sequence genome, the region cgtgtCGAAtgttagaaaagaaaaaaacatgctaacgttagcatgctgactGTTAAGTGCCAAATTATCTGACGAGTTGTTGGTTGTAAAACTTGCCCAAAAGAAAATGCTATTTTTCCAACGGTATATACTTTGACACCAATATATAAGgaggttagcatgcaaacattaacGTGTCGaatgttatgaaaaaaaaaaaatgctaatgagaaaatgctaactgttaagtGCCAAATTTTCTGACGAGTTGTTGTAAAATTTGCCTAAAAGAAAATGCTATTTTTCCAACATTATATGCTTTGACTACAAATATATAatgaggttagcatgctaattttagcatgctaacaattgacTAAAATTAGCGAGGAGCATTTTGACTGGCTTAAATCAGTCATGAAAATCAGAAGTTCAAAAATCAAAAACTTGCCCATTCATTTCAAATGAGGGGGAAATTTTTTTATAAAGATTCCAGGTActtcacattttgaaaatgtgaaATTCCTGGAGaatctttgttaaaaaaataaaatttttacaaAGATTCCAGGAACTTTTCCCCATTTGAAATGAATGGGCACATTTTTTTGAACTGCTTTTCATGACCGATTCAAACTAGTCCAAAGTCAAAATGCTCCCTGCTAATTTTAgtcaattgttagcatgctaacattagcatgctaaccttgttATATATTGGTAGTCGAAGTGTATAACGTTGGAAAAATAGCATTTTCTTTTGGGCAAATTTTACAACCAACATCTCGTCAGCTAATTTGGcatttaacagttagcatgctaacattagcattttctCTTTTTAGCAGTCATAAATCACAGTCTCCATGTTGATGTTAACATGCTTGCATTAGTATGCTAgctgttttttttcccaacattcaacatgttaatgttagcacacGAACAATTGACTAAAATTAGCACTGAGCATTTTGACTGGTTTGAATCGGGCATGAAAAGCAGAATTTCAAAAATAAAGTCGCCCATTAATTTCAAATGGGGAAAAAGTTCCTGAAAAtgtgaaattcctggaatttttgtaaaaaaaaaaaataaggtagcACACATGTTCTGAATGAAAGTGGTATGTTTGaatctaattaaaaaataataaagtaggAGAAGGCGGCCAAAAAGTAGGACTTCTAGCATACTAATTGAAGACCTGGCGCATGTGGAACTGTTTCTGACTTACCTGGTCCCAGGTGTCCAAGACCATGATGTCATCAGAAGCCAGGTCCTCCTGCATCAACTCACCTGGAACTTCCTCCAtctacacaacaacaacaacagaaagtAAAAACAGAAACTCCGGGTTTGATTCTTCGGAGGACATCACTGACCAAGAACTTTCCAGTACTGTTCGAGCAGGCAAACAGGCGAGGAGGATGAGCATCCGTCTGGTTTTTCTGACGGGGAGCCCGGCAATACTCACCCGGTCCACCCAAGGCAGTCCAGAAATCCTCTGAAAGAGTAGTTTTTAAGTTTTGGGACAAGATCCTCAAAACCTCTTAAGATCACCTTTCTCCTCGCCTTCCTTCAACATGATGGGAGTCATCTGCAGGAGTTCAGAAAGAAGTTCTGCTCCGTGGACTTCAGCCGAGCTGCTGTTGACACCTTTCCATATCCAACATGTGGAAGATGCCTCCAGAAGGAAGACGTGGTTTGAGTTCAGACTGGAGGTGGCCGGATCGACCTGAGAAGGTTTGGATTACATTTGTCATTCAACCGATCAGAACTGGACTGCGCAGTCCGTCTTAGAAGAGGTTTTGCAGCCTTTGTCCCTCCCTGCTCACGGATGGGTCAGGTCTCGTCTGGGCGCTCTGTACCAAAATCCAAACTATTTACCCTCTAGAGAAGGGGACATCCACAGACAATAGCTTGCTCCAACAAGTCACCAATTAGAAAGTAGACCAGGATTGGAACCAAACAACCTAATCTGCATTGATCTTCAGATAAGGGCCAGCTGGAAAAACGGAGTTGTCTGCAGGGAGAATGGACTCCAGTTGACTTGTCTGGACTAATATTCGATTTGGTTGCTGAGGGATTAGGACTCTTTTTTGCAGATGCTTCATCTGGCCGTGGTCTTCAACTCATTGGACCCGTTCATAGCTAAGTGTGAGGTGATCATTCTCATCCCTAGGACAGAGTCTATGGTTTTAGaacagaaaagggtggaatgtcaTCTTCAGGTTGCGAATGAGATCCTGCCGCAAGTTGATgggttcaagtacctaggggtcTTGTTGACGAGTGAGGGAGAGTAGATTGTGAGATAGGCAGGCAGTTGTGCTACAGCTCTTAATTTAACGGTCAATCTAtgttcctaccctcacctatTGTTTCTTGATTATCCcccaaaaactttgtattacattgtgttctggACAAGACAAAAGACTGGAACCTTCCAAAAAGAATGCTTGTAGAACTCCACTGGGACTacaaagcggacagatggcaggatctgcccaacttccaaaGGAACTCTTTGACCAACCTCTTCGGTAACCGAAGGAAACGCTGTTTACAACCCACTTCCttcaggaagcagctgtgggtaGGAGGGAGTCAAATGAAGGAAGAGTACaatcttggggcagagcgtggtgcaggactgtgcAGAGAGggcagtggccatgtctctcctcagatctgagtccaaatttaattctgtctccatttgtcttgtttaatagatgtcagtgtttgaacctgacacctatggtcacaagctttgggttgtgaccgaagaGACAacatcacaggtacaagcggccgaaacgagGTCCCCCTGTAGGGTAGTAATGCTCTCCTTTATAGAAAAGGTGAGAAGCTTGGTCATTTGGGAGGGGCTCTGTGTAAAGTTACTGCTCcgccacatcgagaagagccagatgaggtggttctggcatctggttaggatgccccccccccccagacatCTCCCTGGGGATGTGTTCAGGACCCGTCTCACTGGTATGAGGTCACGGGAAAGACTGTCTTCCAGCTAGCCTGGGAATGCCTTGGGGGAGTAGCAAGTCTGATAAATCAGAATAGATGGATgatgtcagtgtttgaacctgacacctatggtcacaagctttgggttgtgaccgaagaGACAacatcacaggtacaagcggttGAAACGAGCTTCCCCTGTAGGGTAGTAATACTCTCCTTTATAGAAAAGGAGAGAAGCTTGGTCATTCGGGAGGGGCTCTGTGTAAAGTCGCTGCTccgccacatcgagaggagccagatgaggtggttctggcatctgggaaaccaaagtctttgggttccggggagagtatggttgcaaagctgaaacttaaaggaattgatggtagggcaccaccaggagtggagcctgcggcttaatttgacccaACAcagggaaccttacctggcccggacacggaaaggattgacggCTCTTTCTctgacccccccctcccccccccccccccagacatCTCCCTTGGGATGTGTTCCGGACCTCTCTCACTGGTATGAGGCCATGGAAAGACTGTCTTCCAGCTAGCCTGGGAATGCCTTGGGGGAGTaactggggagaaggaagtctgatAAATCAGAATAAGCTGGATGACTATCAGTGGTCTCCATTATCGCAATGACTCTGCGGAACACAGCACCAAGACTGTAATGCCAGACAAAGACCAGTCTCAGGCTTCCAGACACATTAGCCTGATCGCATGCCATCACCCCTGTGCAACGCATTTCCCCAGCAGTCCCATGTAAAATCGGTTTTGTTTCTTGAATAGGTTGACAGGAAACAAATCTGGTACTTTAAGTGCAAAGACAAATGTATTTTGTAAGATGCAAGTTAGACAGTCGGTATGAAATTGATCAGCCTTAGAAATTACTCACCTCTACAGCTGTGGTGGCACCGGCAACATTGGCTCGGACTTCGAACAGTCGAATGTCCGCCACCGGCGTTTGGCCCTCGAATCGGGACGTCCCGCCCTTGTAGACCACCATTGGTTGGTCGTGAAACATGCTCATGAAGTGCGCGGGCTCTTGTCCCTGGACAACACGCACCTGTTGGCAGAAGATGACCGTAGCCAGTTTGGGAGCGCAAACCTAGGTCTCGTTTTCCAGGCAGTCCTGTATGTACCTGCACAGCGCCTCCCCCCAGTTCGTCATCCATCTCAACGGCCAAAACGGCAGAGGCGGTACGCTCACCTTGACTGGACTCCGCCCCTTGCCTGAAACACATGCCATCTTGGTGTAACGGACGAAGGCTTGCCAGTGTATGTTAGTAAACCTCACTCCGGGACAACTTCAACAGCAATGTTGGCCATAGCCCGGGCTTTTAGCTTTGTAGTCCACATGCCACCGGGCAGAACAAGGTCACAACTGCTCCAATAGTGCCGTGACTCAGATGAGCGAGGTTTAGGGGGTTGGCCAGTGTGGCTGGGCTACGAATTACTTGGTAAACTGCACTCCTTGACAACGATGGAGTTGCAAGCCCAGGCAGGCAACCTGGATTTGTGAAACCACGTAGCCGGAAGAGTACACAAGCGCTACATTAGGTGGAGGACATCCACGTTTTCTCACCAGATGTAGATGATGTGGCCTCTTCGCTTGTTGTACCGGTACTGATACAAGATGAGGTAACTGTCTCCCCCATAGAACTGACCGAAGGCTGTGCAGTCCACCGCCACTTTGTCACACCCCTCTACGCGCCACACCTGCCACGACAAAGAAGGCTAGACCCACGCCCTCCTAAACATCCTTCACCTTACCTGTTTGTCTCCATCGCCTGAGTCCAACATTCCGTACCGTGCCGCCATGGCCTCGGACCCGTAGAAAGAAGTCACGTCAAACTGGACCTGTCCAATTAGAAACACGAAGTTAGTCTTcgggaataaaaacaaaaacctttGATCACCTTTTCAAGCCGTGCAATCTTTTTGGACACGCAAGACAGTCCCATGCCAGGGGTGTCGTCGGGATCACTCCAGTCCTTGAAGAACTGCTTAAAGAGCGGTGTCTCCCCGTACTCTGGAAGAACCTGGACCTGGTGATGGGGGAGAACCTCAGTCAAGGTGAGAGACTCGTGTGTTTGCCGTTACCTTGGTGTGTGTTGGGTAGTTCATCTTCTTGATAAACTCTTCTGAAGCTCGAAGAACGGCAAGACGTTCCTGGGTGTTGGCTCCCTTGCCTGCAAGCACGCTTTAGTACACAGCGGGACACACCGTGTCAAACGTAGGACGCTAAGAACCTTTCCACACGTAGAGGTCTCCGTAGGTTCCGTTGTCCAGGATGTAACAGTCGCTGGTTCGCAAGGCCTTCTGGGAGAACGGGCTGACTGAAGCAACCAATGTGACGTCCAAGTCGCCGTCCGCGTCGGACACCTGAGGAGCGCCACAGACACAGGTGAGTATTGGACGTCAAAATAAATGCCTTTTTAGGAAGGTCACTTTGGATACAAAAGTGACCTTTTGTGTCCAAAGTGACCTTCCGAAAAAggcattttttaggaaaactccACTGCAGGAACAGTAACTGTCCGCACCACCCATCTCAGCCCAGAGCCCGTCCGCCACTCCAGGATTCCCGAGCTCCCGCTGGCCAGTAACctgtttgggcaaactcccaaccatgtagactggttgggagtttgcccaactagtctacatgtgctttgtggacttggagaaggcattcgaccgtgtccctcgggaagtcctgtggggagtgctcagagagtatggggtatcggactgtcttattgtggcggtccgatcactgtataatcagtgtcagagcttggtccgcattgccggcagtaagtcggacacgtttccagtgagggttggactgccaAGGcttccctttgtcaccgattctgtttataacttatggacagaatttctaagcgcagtcaaggcgttgaggggttccggtttggtgaccgcaggattaggtctctgctttttgcagatgatgtggtcctgttggcttcatctgaccgggatcttcagctctcactggattggttcgcagccgagtgtgaagcggccggaatgagaaccagcgcctccaaatccgagtccatggttctctcccggaaaagggtggagtgccatctccggcttggggaggagaccctgccccaagtggagttcaagtacctaggagtcttgttcacgagtgagggaagagtggatggtgagatcgacaggcggatcggtgcggcgtcttcagtaatgcggatgttgtatcgatccgttgtggtgaagaaggagctgagccggaaggcaaagctctcaatttaccggtcgatctacgttcccatcctcacctatggtcatgaccgaaaggacaagatcacgggtacaagcggcccaaatgagtttgggtctctcccttagagatagggtgagaagctctgccatccgggaggaactcaaagtaaagccgctgctcctccacatggagaggagccagatgaggtggttcgggcatctggtcaggatgccacccgaacgcctcccgagggaggtgtttagggcacgtccaaccggtaggaggccacggggaagaccatgtctcccggctggcctgggaacgcctcgggatcccctgggaagagggaagtctgtgcttccctgctgcccccgcgacccaacctcggataagcggaagatggactTTGGATACAGATATTGACTCAATGTGATATTTGTTACACACATGAAGCAGTCGCATGAATTCCAGGAGGGAGCATGTCTCGCCAGAACACCGGCTTGCACCCGGGAGAAGGCTCCAATGAAGGTGTCTATCCTCAGTGCGAAGCTGCTTCTAATATACTAGTTTTCATAAACTGAGTTTTTTCCAAGTCACCGGCAAACTAGAAGAAAATGGTTGTCTAAATATGCTACACACCGAGCAGGGCGACAGGAAGCTAGCCGCTAAAGCTTCAGTGTGGTTGATCCAGATTTCAATACCTGGTAtggtccatccatccttttctggGGAGGCaacactttcctctccccagccacttggtccagctcttcccgggagatcccgaggagttcccaggccagccgggagacatagtcttcccaaagtgtcctgggtcttcccggtggcctcttactggttggatgtgccctaaacacctccctagggagacatcctgaccagatgcctgaaccaccttacctggctcctctccatgtggaggagcagcggctttactttgagcctctcaccccatctctaagggagagacccacggAGGacaactcatttgggccgcttgtacccatgatcttgtcctttcggtcatgacccaaagctcatgaccatagctcAGAGGCTATAGTGgttaagagtgtccgccctgagatctgtaggtcgtgagttcatactaaagactataaaaatgggagccattacctcccttgcttggcactcagcattaaggtttggaattgggggttaagtcaacATAAATgactcccttcacctcccagggggggtgaacaagggtgatgggttgaatgcagaaaataattttgccacatctagtatgtgtgtgacaatcattggtactttgaggatgggaacgtagatcgaccggtaaattgagagctttgccttccggctcagctccttcaccacaacagattgatacagcgtctgcaccgatctcacaatccactcatgaacaagactcggAGGTACTTGAACCCCCcaacttggggcaggatctcctcccaaacccggagatggcactccacccttttccgggcaagaacaaTGGACTAAAAGGTGCGGATCATCAGTATATAAAATTATACTTAAGTCATCAGATCAGTATTTTTCTTAGGACTTTTTCTTTTGGTCGTTTCAAAAGTGAGGGAGTGAGTCTCCCGGACAAGGAAGTTTTTGTGACATTTTGTTAAACTGCGAGGAGCGTTAAACACATTTCCAGCAATATTAGCAAATGTACATTTGATATtagcttcataaaaaaaatttactttacGGTTACTTGCcataaaacattcataaagtatTGGAAGTGGAAAATGTTGACTGGAATTAAACAAACATACTTTTATAATATGTAGTGTAGAATGTTTGATAAGTGAGTCAAACCTACTTATTAACACCTGCAATggacttatgttgtctttaagttgaagtggggtggtctTTAGGTGACATCTCATGGCCACAAAAATTTAAGCCTATGATGCAGTAAATGATTTACTTTGTTACCGAATATTTTCCACTACGCACCTGCCTTGGAGACtaagtaatccatccattttctaccgcttattcccttttggggtcgcggaggggtgctcgcgcctatcagctacaatcgggcagaaggcagggtacaccctggacaagtcgcaatatgcaactataattatctgATAGCGTAAAATCCAGACTGAGACGCtactttttccctacactttaAACCCGGTCGTTTATTAAACGGCGCAACTCATTTATGGAGTTTTCTTCGCTGCCATAATGCAAATATTCAAAAACAAGCTCATACACTAAAAAGCtgttatggcgccatcttttggacaagtgtACTCACTGCAGGTGCTTCCGGGTCCTATTGAGTAGAagtgccgtccatagcgtttctaccctATCACTCCAAGAAACGtttgagttttacaatataactaaaacaattcttacactGATGTCCGTAGGAGCGTTTTCATGCTAACGTGTACACGCTAGggtgatgtaatcaagctagcatcaatagcattaatatatgctaggggtcaccaacgcgagtcgcccgctggcctgtttgaaaaaatagcagcacttaccagtgagctgcctcaaatttttttttttttttttttacttaaaaattgtatttactagcaagctcgtctcgcatttttaattctaagagagacaaaacaaatagaatttgaaaatccaagaaaatattttaaagacttggtcttcacttgtttgaatacattttactttgcttcttataactttcagaaagacaattttagagaaaaaaaaaatacacaaccttataaatgattttaggattttttttaaaaacataccttttaaattccttcctctttcctgacattttaaatcaatgttcaagtaaatttgttttattgtaaagaaaaatacattttaaattcctcattttagctgtttttttgacaaagaatatttgaaatatttcttcaaacttattttgattaaaattccccccaaaaatgtccttgtagaatcaaatttaaatcttatttcaaagtcttttgaaatgtttaaaaaattttagttctgaaaaatctagaagaaatcatttgtttttgttagaaatatagcttggtccaatttgttatatattctaacaaagtgcagattggattttaacctatttaaaacatgtcaaaattctaaaattaatcttaaatcaggaaaaattactaatgttccataaattcttaaatttttaaaaaaagattcgaattagctagtttctcTAATttgggtgaattttgaattttaaagagtcaaaattgaagataaactagattttaaaatttaattgattttttctgctcttttaaaccgttcaattaagtgttttctcatcatttattctccacaaaatcaggaaaaaatactatttaattttttcaaaaagattcgaattagctagtttttctctttggttgaatttcgaattttaaagagttgaaattgaagctaaactaggttttaaaatttgatttttttctcctcttttaaaccattcaattgttttttcatcatttattctctacaaaaaaaaccttccgtaacaggaaaaaaaattttttatgacggacagaaatacccatttaattttatatatagatttattaaaggtaaattgagcacattggctatttatttaagtgtgtatcaaactggtagccattcacattaatcagtacccaagaagtagcttttggttttaAAAAAGTTGCTAACCCCTGATATATGCTAACAGATTATTCTCTTACAACGGCATTTTTGTTGTAGTTTCACTTATTCCTCAGTAAATCCACCAAAACTATTCGCTAATTGGTGAGCTAGCTTGATGGCATTCAAGCATGAAGGTTACTTCTGTTTTGTTAcaccagccgttttactgccgcgtcaaagaaacgattaaggtatgtaaaaaacatctacaaaatattctgtgtaaataaatccatccatttcctaccgcttattcccttttggggtcactggcgccttgctcggctacaatcgggcggaaggcggggtacaccctggacaagtcgccaccttaaccCTTTAACATAAATGTGACTTATGGAACATTTTTCCTCTGAAATTGAGTGGGCGTGGCTTATATACTACGATACTTTTGGACAAAAATGCTATTTTAGACGATCAATTAGTTATCACGCATGTGGAGCTAGCGTGCTATTGTGGGCCaagctgttgcgtagctgctagTGATCACTCTAAaaatggcagcacttaccagtgagctgcctcaattttttttatttttttttcattaaaaattgtatttactagcaagctagtctcgctttgctcaacatttttaattctaagagagacaaaacattCAAGCATGaaggtgacttctgttttgttccaccagccgttttactgccgcgtcaaagaaacgattaaggtatgtaaaaaacatctacaaaatattctgtgtaaataaatccatccatttcctaccgcttattcccttttggggtcaccggCGCCTagctcggctacaatcgggcggaaggcggggtacaccctggacaagtcgccaccttaaccCTTTAACATAAATTTGACTTATGGAACATATTTTTCCTCTGAAATTGAGTGGGCGTGGCTTATATAATACGATACTTTGACAAAAATGCTATTTTAGACGATCAATTAGTTATCACGCATGTGGAGCTGGCGTGCTATTGTGGGCCaagctgttgcgtagctgctag harbors:
- the LOC133549033 gene encoding gelsolin-like isoform X3 → MASQAEFEQAAEEAGLYVWRVETMELLPVPESLYGSFYCGDAYLVLRTLARERHLQRHLHYWQGAECSQDEAAVAAILTVQLDDFLGGTAIQYREVQGHESATFAGYFKAGLKYLAGGVASGFRHVETAVEKPRLLQVKGRRVVRAAEVPVGWGSFNRGDTFILDLGQDVVQWSGSHSNPFERLKATMLSKGIRDNEHCGRGQLLICEEGAEDEKMLEVLGKKPELPRARLDDAKMDACNRKRAKLFKVSDADGDLDVTLVASVSPFSQKALRTSDCYILDNGTYGDLYVWKGKGANTQERLAVLRASEEFIKKMNYPTHTKVQVLPEYGETPLFKQFFKDWSDPDDTPGMGLSCVSKKIARLEKVQFDVTSFYGSEAMAARYGMLDSGDGDKQVWRVEGCDKVAVDCTAFGQFYGGDSYLILYQYRYNKRRGHIIYIWQGAESSQGERTASAVLAVEMDDELGGGAVQVRVVQGQEPAHFMSMFHDQPMVVYKGGTSRFEGQTPVADIRLFEVRANVAGATTAVEVDPATSSLNSNHVFLLEASSTCWIWKGVNSSSAEVHGAELLSELLQMTPIMLKEGEEKEDFWTALGGPGEYCRAPRQKNQTDAHPPRLFACSNSTGKFLMEEVPGELMQEDLASDDIMVLDTWDQVFVWIGKDAHSREKREAVAIASRYIESDPAQRDPGTPIVTVKQGWEPPTFSGWFLDWDQEYWTTDPLERVLEAL